From a region of the Microcoleus sp. AS-A8 genome:
- a CDS encoding ABC transporter permease translates to MSLSSLDLLVLTFNSLRGNPLRSALTTLGVFMGVASVSATLQVGTISRAVIEHDLSQREAPHLTVGFWGIKGREAKLEDMEFFRQQLKGLQAISAVNFVWELGSPTVFQGREAEPDIMAVSPDYLLTSGRRVLGGRSFTMADFVNYRSVVLIDEFLAKQLFQGQEPMGQLIFTGQNPFLVIGVIETKLNSKEDEPKGGLLMPMSTYSSITGKQRINALWMRPQNLKDMKKIEAQAKAIFEQQFPESDFYSWNNVDDILQQRETFELASRGLTAVGIISLLIGGVGIANITIAAVMERTPEIGLRRAIGATRRDILLQFILEAALLSLVGGICAIATVHGLTVVVANTFKLPYAFKSNIAVLSLSSALLVGVGAGFIPAVRASQIEPVKALRSE, encoded by the coding sequence ATGAGTCTCTCCTCCCTCGATCTCCTCGTCCTCACCTTTAATTCCCTGCGCGGCAATCCCTTGCGTTCTGCCCTAACCACTCTGGGAGTATTCATGGGTGTGGCGTCAGTCAGTGCGACACTTCAGGTTGGCACTATCAGTCGAGCAGTGATTGAGCATGACTTGTCACAGCGAGAAGCGCCTCATCTCACTGTTGGATTTTGGGGAATTAAAGGTAGGGAAGCAAAACTAGAAGATATGGAATTTTTCAGGCAACAACTCAAAGGTTTACAAGCCATCAGTGCGGTTAATTTCGTTTGGGAATTGGGAAGTCCAACGGTATTTCAGGGTCGAGAAGCGGAGCCAGATATTATGGCAGTTTCCCCAGACTATTTGCTGACTTCAGGTCGGCGAGTCTTGGGAGGTCGCTCTTTTACAATGGCTGATTTTGTCAACTATCGCTCGGTTGTTCTGATTGATGAATTTTTAGCCAAACAATTGTTTCAGGGTCAAGAGCCGATGGGTCAACTCATCTTCACGGGACAAAATCCATTTCTCGTGATTGGAGTGATAGAAACTAAACTCAATTCTAAGGAAGATGAACCTAAAGGTGGATTATTGATGCCCATGTCAACCTATAGTTCGATAACGGGTAAGCAACGAATTAATGCTCTGTGGATGCGACCCCAGAACCTCAAAGATATGAAAAAAATAGAAGCTCAGGCTAAGGCAATCTTTGAGCAACAGTTTCCTGAATCGGATTTTTATTCTTGGAATAATGTTGACGATATTCTTCAACAACGAGAAACCTTTGAACTCGCCTCACGAGGATTAACGGCTGTGGGCATCATCTCGCTGCTGATTGGTGGAGTGGGCATTGCTAATATTACGATCGCCGCCGTGATGGAGCGTACCCCAGAAATTGGATTAAGACGCGCGATTGGGGCAACCCGGAGAGATATTTTACTGCAATTCATTCTAGAAGCAGCACTGTTGAGCCTTGTAGGCGGCATTTGTGCGATCGCGACTGTACATGGATTAACGGTAGTGGTGGCGAATACGTTTAAATTACCCTACGCATTCAAGAGTAATATCGCCGTTTTATCCTTAAGTTCAGCCTTACTCGTGGGTGTGGGTGCTGGTTTTATCCCTGCTGTTCGCGCTAGCCAAATCGAGCCGGTGAAAGCGCTACGGAGTGAGTAA